GCCTTCAAGCCGTCCGGCGACATCATCGCCGAGGACCCGGTCTGGTTCCCGACCGACGCCACCCTCGAGCACTTCAAGAAGGCGATCGACGCCGACCACTTCTGGACCATGGTCGGCAACTCGGTCATCGTGACGGTCCTCGCGGTCGTCTTCTCCCTCATCATCGGGGTGACCGCGGCATTCGCCCTTGCCCGCATGCGCTTCAAGGGCCGGCGCGGCTTCATCATCGGCTTCATGCTGGCGCAGATGGCGCCGTGGGAAGTCATGGTCATCTCGATCTACATCATCGTGCGCGACGCGGACATGCTGAACAGCCTGATCCCGCTGACCCTCTTCTACATGGTGATGATCCTGCCCTTCACGCTCCTCACGCTCCGCGGCTTCGTCGCCGCCGTGCCCAAGGAGCTGGAGGAGTCCGCCATGGTCGACGGCTGCACCCGTATGCAGGCGTTCCGCCGGGTGATCCTGCCGCTGCTCGCGCCGGGCCTGATGTCGACCTCGCTCTTCGGCTTCATCACCGCCTGGAACGAGTTCCCGCTGGCCCTCGTGCTCAACAAGGAAGCGGACGCCAAGACCCTGCCGATCTGGCTGTCCAGCTTCCAGACCGCCTTCGGCGACGACTGGGGTGCCACCATGGCGGCCGCCTCGCTCTTCGCCATCCCGATCCTGATCCTCTTCGTCTTCCTGCAGCGCAGGGCCGTCAGCGGCCTGACCGACGGCGC
The sequence above is a segment of the Streptomyces sp. Je 1-369 genome. Coding sequences within it:
- a CDS encoding carbohydrate ABC transporter permease, whose protein sequence is MKRSLMGRMWPNLVAVVIFVFCVFPVYWMFATAFKPSGDIIAEDPVWFPTDATLEHFKKAIDADHFWTMVGNSVIVTVLAVVFSLIIGVTAAFALARMRFKGRRGFIIGFMLAQMAPWEVMVISIYIIVRDADMLNSLIPLTLFYMVMILPFTLLTLRGFVAAVPKELEESAMVDGCTRMQAFRRVILPLLAPGLMSTSLFGFITAWNEFPLALVLNKEADAKTLPIWLSSFQTAFGDDWGATMAAASLFAIPILILFVFLQRRAVSGLTDGAVKG